In the genome of Mycteria americana isolate JAX WOST 10 ecotype Jacksonville Zoo and Gardens chromosome 7, USCA_MyAme_1.0, whole genome shotgun sequence, one region contains:
- the SPATA46 gene encoding spermatogenesis-associated protein 46 — protein MESFVLPTVSIGAVPHGTRTRNPEAPCPWGPANLPGPAGRQLPARTCTIYRPWFSPYSYFTCTKGAAQQHLGGLSSSLAPSTQEPEELDDLSEIVCSSSDSSDKPQPPERDRLASGGASITVRDILTASQRQPVPQHGYQCMSCCRVFPTLWSVKTHIQHSSQEGYSCKVYYRRLKALWEKEHKEQEAAALRVPV, from the exons ATGGAGAGCTTTGTGCTGCCCACCGTTTCCATTGGGGCTGTGCCCCACGGCACCAGGACAAGAAACCCCGAGGCCCCATGTCCCTGGGGCCCTGCCAACCTGCCCG GGCCTGCGGGCAGGCAG CTCCCTGCCCGCACCTGTACCATCTACCGGCCCTGGTTCTCACCCTACAGCTACTTCACATGCACCAAAGGAGCCGCCCAGCAGCACCTGGGCGGCCTCTCCTCCAGTCtggcccccagcacccaggaGCCTGAGGAGCTCGATGACCTCTCGGAGATCGTCTGCTCCTCCTCTGATTCCTCGGACAAGCCCCAGCCCCCCGAGAGGGACAGGCTAGCCAGCGGCGGAGCCAGCATCACGGTCCGGGACATCCTCACCGCTTCCCAGCGGCAGCCGGTGCCCCAGCACGGCTACCAGTGCATGTCGTGCTGCCGCGTCTTCCCCACGCTGTGGTCGGTCAAGACCCACATCCAGCACAGCTCCCAGGAGGGCTACAGCTGCAAGGTGTACTACCGCAGGCTCAAGGCCCTGTGGGAGAAGGAGCACaaggagcaggaggctgcagccctcAGGGTGCCCGTGTAG
- the UHMK1 gene encoding serine/threonine-protein kinase Kist isoform X1: MSGCVWGAAPLLEALGRLWEVQAPLGSGSSASVYRVRCCGDPRAPPGAVKEFVPPPPRPGPARRPGARPPAADCAEYGFRKERAALEHLRGHRNIVTLYGVFTNHYSANGPSRCLLLELLDISVSELLLHSSNQGCSMWMIQHCARDVLEALAFLHHKGYVHADLKPRNILWSAEEECFKLIDFGLSFKEGNQDVKYIQTDGYRAPEAELQNCLAQAGLQSETECTSAVDLWSLGIVLLEMFSGMKLKHTVQSQEWKTNSSAIIDRIFASEGVVNSAIPAYHLRDLIKSMLHCDQGKRASAEKALCSPFFSIPFAPHIEDLVMLPTPVLRLLNVLSDASLQCEEEYEDILEDIREECQKYGPVVSLLIPKENPGKGQVFVEYANAGDSKAAQKMLTGKIFDGKFVVATFYPLSAYKRGYLYQNLL, from the exons ATGTCGGGGTGCGTGTGGGGCGCGGCGCCGCTGCTGGAGGCGCTGGGCCGGCTGTGGGAGGTGCAGGCGCCGCTGGGCAGCGGCTCCTCGGCCTCCGTCTACCGGGTGCGCTGCTGCGGGGACCCGCGGGCCCCCCCCGGCGCCGTCAAGGAGTTCgtgccgcccccgccgcggcccggccctgcgcgccgccccggcgcccgcccgcccgccgccgacTGCGCCGAGTACGGCTTCCGCAAGGAGCGCGCCGCGCTCGAGCACCTCCGCGGGCACCGCAACATCG TGACGCTGTACGGCGTGTTCACCAACCACTACTCTGCGAATGGCCCATCTCGCTGtctcctgctggagctgctggacatCAGCGTGTCCGAGCTGCTGCTGCACTCCAGCAACCAGGGCTGTTCCATGTGGATGATCCAGCACTGCGCCCGGGATGTTCTCGAAGCCCTGGCATTCCTGCACCACAAAGGCTACGTGCATGCAGACCTCAAGCCACGCAACATCCTGTGGAGCGCAGAGGAGGAGTGCTTTAAGCTCATTGACTTTGGACTTAGCTTCAAAGAGGGGAATCAG GATGTGAAATACATTCAAACAGACGGGTATCGGGCTCCAGAGGCAGAACTGCAGAACTGCCTGGCGCAGGCAGGGCTCCAGAGTGAGACAGAGTGTACCTCTGCTGTGGATCTGTGGAGTCTGGGAATTGTTTTACTGGAAATGTTCTCAGGAATGAAACTGAAACATACAGTCCAATCTCAGGAATGGAAG acaaACAGTTCTGCCATCATTGATCGCATATTTGCCAGTGAAGGGGTGGTAAATTCAGCCATTCCAGCTTATCACCTCAGAGACCTTATCAAAAG CATGCTTCATTGTGACCAAGGAAAGCGAGCCTCTGCTGAGAAGGCTTTGTGCAGCCCGTTCTTCAGCATTCCCTTTG CTCCCCATATCGAAGATTTGGTGATGCTCCCCACGCCTGTGCTGAGGCTGCTAAATGTTCTAAGTGATGCTTCTCTGCAGTGCGAAGAAGAGTATGAAG atATCCTGGAAGACATACGGGAGGAGTGTCAGAAATACGGACCAGTGGTTTCCTTGCTTATTCCAAAGGAGAATCCTGGTAAAGGCCAA gtCTTTGTTGAATATGCAAATGCTGGTGATTCCAAAGCTGCCCAAAAAATGCTGACTGGAAAGATTTTTGATGGCAAGTTTGTTGTGGCTACGTTTTACCCACTGAGTGCCTATAAGAGAGGTTATCTGTACCAAAACTTGCTGTAG
- the UHMK1 gene encoding serine/threonine-protein kinase Kist isoform X2, whose translation MSGCVWGAAPLLEALGRLWEVQAPLGSGSSASVYRVRCCGDPRAPPGAVKEFVPPPPRPGPARRPGARPPAADCAEYGFRKERAALEHLRGHRNIVTLYGVFTNHYSANGPSRCLLLELLDISVSELLLHSSNQGCSMWMIQHCARDVLEALAFLHHKGYVHADLKPRNILWSAEEECFKLIDFGLSFKEGNQDVKYIQTDGYRAPEAELQNCLAQAGLQSETECTSAVDLWSLGIVLLEMFSGMKLKHTVQSQEWKTNSSAIIDRIFASEGVVNSAIPAYHLRDLIKSMLHCDQGKRASAEKALCSPFFSIPFGSVLFGFGDARASRRAINRHENSKQRAAQLRFGTKWVNCTNRE comes from the exons ATGTCGGGGTGCGTGTGGGGCGCGGCGCCGCTGCTGGAGGCGCTGGGCCGGCTGTGGGAGGTGCAGGCGCCGCTGGGCAGCGGCTCCTCGGCCTCCGTCTACCGGGTGCGCTGCTGCGGGGACCCGCGGGCCCCCCCCGGCGCCGTCAAGGAGTTCgtgccgcccccgccgcggcccggccctgcgcgccgccccggcgcccgcccgcccgccgccgacTGCGCCGAGTACGGCTTCCGCAAGGAGCGCGCCGCGCTCGAGCACCTCCGCGGGCACCGCAACATCG TGACGCTGTACGGCGTGTTCACCAACCACTACTCTGCGAATGGCCCATCTCGCTGtctcctgctggagctgctggacatCAGCGTGTCCGAGCTGCTGCTGCACTCCAGCAACCAGGGCTGTTCCATGTGGATGATCCAGCACTGCGCCCGGGATGTTCTCGAAGCCCTGGCATTCCTGCACCACAAAGGCTACGTGCATGCAGACCTCAAGCCACGCAACATCCTGTGGAGCGCAGAGGAGGAGTGCTTTAAGCTCATTGACTTTGGACTTAGCTTCAAAGAGGGGAATCAG GATGTGAAATACATTCAAACAGACGGGTATCGGGCTCCAGAGGCAGAACTGCAGAACTGCCTGGCGCAGGCAGGGCTCCAGAGTGAGACAGAGTGTACCTCTGCTGTGGATCTGTGGAGTCTGGGAATTGTTTTACTGGAAATGTTCTCAGGAATGAAACTGAAACATACAGTCCAATCTCAGGAATGGAAG acaaACAGTTCTGCCATCATTGATCGCATATTTGCCAGTGAAGGGGTGGTAAATTCAGCCATTCCAGCTTATCACCTCAGAGACCTTATCAAAAG CATGCTTCATTGTGACCAAGGAAAGCGAGCCTCTGCTGAGAAGGCTTTGTGCAGCCCGTTCTTCAGCATTCCCTTTG GctctgttttgtttggctttgggGATGCAAGAGCAAGCAGAAGAGCAATTAATAGGCACGAGAACAGCAAACAAAGAGCTGCTCAGCTGAGATTTGGTACCAAGTGGGTCAACTGCACGAACAGAGAATAG